Proteins from a genomic interval of Spea bombifrons isolate aSpeBom1 chromosome 4, aSpeBom1.2.pri, whole genome shotgun sequence:
- the LOC128492521 gene encoding beta-1,3-galactosyl-O-glycosyl-glycoprotein beta-1,6-N-acetylglucosaminyltransferase 3-like, producing the protein MQGIFSAGENMQVCDFKRSKCHPLQKIFFCSVLLLSGTFLVKYMSNPFSFKDIETKVDDDRSKNCKSELYSHLSLRSDQEGEFNCADIIKGDQDAIDKGKIFNLVSKAKAAHFRERNYLNLTENCSKFKKFRKYVLFPTSREEEDFPIAYSMVVHDKIDMFERLLRAIYAPQNIYCVHVDDKSPDIFKEAVRAITNCFDNVFVASKLEKVVYASWSRVQADLNCMEDLLNCKVKWKYLLNTCGADFPLKTNAEIVKTLMVLNGKNSMESEAPSTYKQRRWQFHHKVGDSIELTATRKPPPPIDTPVFSGNAYFVASRGFVKYVLEEPEARKLIEWSKDTYSPDEHLWATLNRMPDVPGSSPHSNKYQLSDMNAVARMVKWEYVEGDIRKGAAYPKCTGIHRRAVCVYGSGDLNWLLKQHHLLANKFDPDVDDVAITCLEEYLRDKQFTRKSCERNLL; encoded by the coding sequence ATGCAAGGAATATTCTCAGCAGGTGAAAACATGCAGGTGTGTGACTTCAAGCGATCCAAGTGTCATCCACTGCAAAAGATCTTCTTCTGCTCAGTGCTGTTGCTCTCTGGTACCTTTTTGGTGAAATATATGTCAAATCCATTTTCCTTCAAAGACATTGAAACCAAGGTGGATGACGACAGGAGTAAAAACTGCAAGAGTGAACTTTATTCACACCTCAGCCTCAGATCTGATCAAGAAGGTGAGTTTAACTGTGCCGACATAATCAAAGGAGATCAAGATGCTATTgataaagggaaaatatttaatCTGGTTTCAAAGGCGAAAGCAGCACATTTTAGGGAAAGAAATTACTTAAACTTAACTGAAAACTGTAGCAAATTCAAGAAATTccgaaaatatgttttatttcctaCCAGTAGAGAGGAGGAAGATTTTCCCATTGCATATTCCATGGTGGTCCATGATAAGATTGACATGTTTGAACGTCTCCTGAGAGCGATTTATGCACCTCAGAACATTTATTGTGTCCATGTGGATGATAAATCTCCAGATATCTTTAAGGAGGCAGTAAGAGCCATCACCAATTGCTTTGACAATGTGTTTGTCGCTTCTAAACTGGAGAAAGTGGTCTACGCATCATGGTCCAGGGTGCAAGCAGATCTGAACTGCATGGAAGATCTTCTGAATTGTAAAGTTAAGTGGAAATATCTCTTAAACACATGTGGGGCTGACTTCCCATTAAAGACCAATGCTGAAATTGTAAAAACCCTCATggttttaaatggaaaaaacagTATGGAATCTGAGGCACCGTCTACCTATAAACAGAGGCGCTGGCAGTTCCACCACAAAGTTGGAGACAGCATAGAGTTGACTGCCACCCGCAAGCCACCACCACCAATTGACACTCCAGTTTTTTCGGGAAATGCATACTTTGTGGCGTCCAGAGGATTTGTTAAGTACGTATTAGAAGAACCAGAAGCCCGAAAACTGATTGAGTGGAGCAAGGACACTTATAGTCCTGATGAACATTTGTGGGCTACTCTAAATAGAATGCCAGATGTGCCAGGATCATCTCCTCATAGTAATAAGTATCAGCTATCTGATATGAACGCTGTGGCTAGAATGGTTAAGTGGGAATATGTTGAGGGAGACATCAGAAAAGGAGCTGCATACCCCAAATGCACAGGTATTCATAGGAGAGCAGTCTGTGTTTATGGCTCGGGGGATCTCAACTGGCTACTCAAGCAACATCATCTTCTAGCTAACAAATTTGATCCTGATGTAGATGATGTTGCTATTACTTGCCTTGAAGAATATCTAAGAGACAAACAATTCACTAGAAAGAGTTGTGAGAGGAATTTATTGTGA
- the LOC128491427 gene encoding beta-1,3-galactosyl-O-glycosyl-glycoprotein beta-1,6-N-acetylglucosaminyltransferase 3-like: MSVEFEDHPRSKYLQRKLLKSSLIRTPVNINCSKVVEGDSVAVTLAHMYNLNIKSKRVQLTERDYMNFTEDCENYKVKRNFLSFVMSKEEEDYPIAYSIVIQDNIEMFERLLRSIYTPQNIYCVHVDDKAPNIFKQAVKAITSCFGNVFMATKLEDMIHALWSRVQADLNCMKDLLDSNIKWVYLLNACGSDFPIKTNAEIVNTLKVLNGKNSVESIRPPEDKMSRWFFHYEIGTSVVRTNYKKTIPPISIPIFYGSGYFVVTRQFVKHIFASTQIHHFLHWAKDTYSPNEHIWATLNRLPGVPGSLPHNSKYDITDAISIARLVKWEFYEGDVNKGAQYPSCKGTHQQNVCIFGSGDLHWLLQQQHLLAGKFDPMVDNIAIQCLEETLRYKTLYGNVMSVYGYSGA; the protein is encoded by the coding sequence ATGTCTGTGGAGTTTGAAGACCACCCCAGAAGCAAATATTTGCAAAGGAAACTGTTGAAGTCTAGCTTAATTCGCACTCCAGTGAACATCAACTGTTCAAAGGTGGTCGAAGGAGACTCAGTAGCTGTTACTCTGGCACATATGTACAATCTAAACATTAAAAGCAAAAGGGTTCAATTAACTGAACGTGATTATATGAATTTCACCGAAGACTGCGAAAACTACAAAGTAAAGAGAAATTTTCTATCATTTGTGATGAGTAAAGAAGAGGAAGACTATCCTATTGCTTACTCTATAGTGATACAGGACAACATTGAAATGTTTGAAAGGCTATTACGATCCATTTACACACCTCAGAACATTTATTGTGTTCATGTCGATGATAAAgctccaaatatatttaaacaagcaGTGAAGGCAATCACCAGCTGCTTCGGCAATGTGTTTATGGCTACTAAACTGGAGGATATGATTCATGCTTTGTGGTCAAGAGTGCAGGCAGATTTGAATTGTATGAAGGATCTTCTGGACAGTAACATCAAGTGGGTGTACCTACTAAATGCATGTGGGTCTGACTTCCCTATAAAGACTAATGCTGAGATTGTAAATACCCTTAAagttttaaatggaaaaaacagCGTTGAATCCATAAGACCACCTGAAGACAAAATGTCAAGATGGTTTTTCCATTATGAAATAGGAACATCTGTTGTTAGGACCAATTATAAGAAAACCATACCCCCAATTAGTATTCCAATATTCTATGGTAGTGGTTACTTTGTTGTGACCAGACAATTTGTAAAGCACATTTTTGCCAGCACCCAAATCCATCATTTCCTTCACTGGGCGAAAGACACATACAGTCCAAATGAACATATCTGGGCAACACTGAATCGACTACCCGGGGTTCCAGGATCTCTTCCTCATAATTCAAAATATGACATTACAGATGCAATATCGATTGCAAGGTTAGTAAAGTGGGAGTTTTATGAAGGAGATGTCAACAAAGGTGCCCAATATCCTTCATGCAAGGGAACTCACCAACAAAACGTTTGTATTTTTGGATCTGGAGATTTGCATTGGTTGCTTCaacagcaacatctcctggcTGGTAAATTTGATCCCATGGTGGATAACATAGCAATTCAATGTTTGGAGGAAACTCTGAGGTATAAAACATTGTATGGAAATGTCATGTCGGTTTATGGTTATTCAGGTGCATAG
- the LOC128492522 gene encoding beta-1,3-galactosyl-O-glycosyl-glycoprotein beta-1,6-N-acetylglucosaminyltransferase 3-like: protein MGKIITVFQNYLLQRKLRTLFGFGCILIVCTTAVIVSLKLKRNLYSDINGYDGNTYCEGKYYKTLNLLAGGHKNCTKIIRGDEDEVRKTLIDNLIVKNRRTLMTEADYITLTKDCDVFKTNRKYILFSISKEEEEFPIAYSMVIHDSIELFERLLRTIYTPQNVYCVHVDEKSSDMFKKAVRAITSCFENVFIASKLETVVYASWSRVQADLNCMEDLLQSNVRWKYVINTCGADFPLKTNAEIVKALKSLNGKNSMESEKPPAFKTRRWNYHHEVNDGVRLTSRKKENPPLSVPIFSGNAYIVVSREFVKSLFENPIVKPFMKWAEDTYSPDEYFWATLQRLPGMPGFMPQHQKFDTSDFNAIARLVKWESLEGDVSQGAPYTTCTGIHRRLVCVYGTGDLHWMLQQHHLLANKFDPKVDDHAIQCLEEYLRHKSFCPDYM, encoded by the coding sequence ATGGGTAAAATAATAACTGTTTTTCAGAATTATCTGCTTCAGAGAAAACTGCGTACTTTATTCGGTTTTGGATGTATTTTAATCGTCTGCACAACGGCAGTGATTGTATCCTTGAAGCTGAAACGTAACCTATACAGTGACATTAATGGATATGATGGAAACACTTACTGCGAGGGAAAATATTACAAGACGTTGAACTTATTAGCTGGTGGTCATAAGAACTGCACAAAAATTATCAGAGGTGACGAGGATGAGGTAAGGAAAACTTTAATAGACAACTTGATTGTAAAAAATAGAAGAACACTTATGACAGAAGCAGACTACATAACATTGACAAAAGACTGTGACGTATTTAAgacaaacagaaaatatattctgTTCAGTATCagtaaagaagaagaagaattccCCATTGCTTACTCTATGGTGATCCATGATAGCATTGAACTGTTTGAAAGACTTCTAAGGACAATTTACACTCCTCAGAACGTTTACTGTGTGCACGTGGATGAAAAATCTTCCGATATGTTTAAGAAAGCAGTGAGAGCTATCACTTCATGctttgaaaatgtgtttattgcaTCTAAACTGGAGACAGTGGTCTATGCATCCTGGTCAAGAGTCCAAGCCGATTTAAACTGCATGGAAGACCTGCTGCAAAGTAATGTACGGTGGAAGTATGTTATAAACACATGTGGGGCAGACTTCCCATTAAAGACCAATGCTGAGATTGTTAAAGCTTTGAAATCACTGAATGGCAAAAATAGCATGGAATCTGAGAAGCCTCCAGCATTCAAAACTAGACGCTGGAATTATCACCATGAAGTCAATGATGGCGTAAGATTGACTAGTCGCAAGAAAGAAAATCCACCATTAAGCGTTCCCATATTTAGCGGAAACGCATATATAGTAGTCAGTAGAGAGTTTGTGAAATCACTCTTTGAGAACCCCATAGTAAAACCATTTATGAAATGGGCAGAGGATACATATAGCCCTGATGAATATTTCTGGGCGACGTTGCAAAGACTTCCTGGAATGCCAGGATTCATGCCACAACATCAGAAATTTGATACCTCAGACTTCAATGCAATTGCCAGGCTGGTAAAGTGGGAATCTCTTGAAGGAGATGTGTCACAAGGAGCTCCTTACACTACATGCACAGGAATCCATAGAAGActagtgtgtgtttatggaacaGGGGACCTCCATTGGATGCTTCAACAGCACCATCTTCTGGCTAATAAGTTTGATCCCAAAGTCGATGATCATGCCATTCAATGCCTCGAGGAATATCTCAGACACAAATCATTTTGTCCTGATTATATGTAG